A window of Drosophila subobscura isolate 14011-0131.10 chromosome E, UCBerk_Dsub_1.0, whole genome shotgun sequence contains these coding sequences:
- the LOC117891013 gene encoding SET domain-containing protein SmydA-8, whose product MRSLECACAVCGVAASQTCTRCKIVRYCNKEHQKQHWPDHKRCCKPIREEKDDVLGRFLVATQDIKANQIIFVEEPLVVGPKWYMSEGERSSTTVPCVGCYTPSRLGKHLCRNCRWPVCSSTCEHEALECSVLSLGPGPSARADARGLNDFYRGDALLVLKCLLLQRKDPKKWADLLEMQSHEEERQGTELHQEAEDGIVSYLTQRFLQRLKQSNKDVLEHYEPELLHRLCGIIETNYMVVELPTGIELSGMFRQACMMEHACQPNCYFQFDGTTMQIAVRAGGDLKKGDHLRITYTNILWGTHLRQHHLRLTKHFKCGCERCLDPTEFGSYVSALTCLGDVNKSCGGKQLPVDPVDENSQWKCDSCPMSMDTAYVTELQTHMTEQVDKMLADRPSASEIELTLARLTQMLHPNHFHMFNLKHTLIQLYGNEVGLELSSLSDGTLERKLRLCDDLYNVCRRLDPYSIKLAIYLTVILVEIAHTLEEQARRNPAQASTLLEDALLRLKEAQKVLEKELDSVAGKKLNEKLQAEIFEWEKLMLTHKYQQQRID is encoded by the exons ATGCGGAGCCTGGAATGTGCCTGTGCCGTGTGCGGAGTAGCAGCCTCGCAGACTTGCACCCGCTGCAAAATTGTGCGCTACTGCAACAAGGAACACCAGAAGCAACACTGGCCCGACCACAAGCGCTGCTGCAAGCCGATTCGAGAGGAGAAGGATGATGTGTTGGGCCGATTTTTGGTGGCCACACAGGACATCAAGGCCAATCAGATCATTTTCGTTGAGGAGCCGCTGGTGGTCGGTCCAAAGTGGTACATGTCGGAGGGGGAGAGATCCTCCACAACCGTGCCGTGCGTGGGCTGCTACACGCCCTCTCGCTTGGGTAAACATCTGTGCCGCAA TTGTCGCTGGCCAGTTTGCAGTTCTACCTGCGAGCACGAGGCGCTGGAGTGCAGCGTCCTCAGCCTGGGTCCGGGACCGTCTGCCAGGGCCGACGCTCGTGGACTGAACGATTTCTACCGTGGGGATGCACTTCTTGTGCTTaagtgtctgctgctgcagcgcaaaGATCCGAAGAAGTGGGCAGATCTGCTGGAGATGCAGTCGCACGAAGAGGAACGCCAAGGCACTGAGCTCCACCAGGAGGCAGAAGATGGAATTGTTAGCTACTTGACTCAACGCTTTCTGCAGCGCCTCAAGCAGAGTAATAAGGATGTTCTTGAGCACTACGAACCTGAGCTGCTGCATCGGCTGTGTGGCATCATTGAGACCAATTACATGGTGGTCGAGCTGCCCACGGGCATCGAGCTGAGTGGAATGTTCCGACAGGCGTGCATGATGGAGCACGCCTGCCAGCCCAACTGCTATTTTCAGTTTGACGGAACTACCATGCAGATCGCGGTGAGGGCGGGCGGCGACCTGAAGAAGGGCGACCACTTGAGGATCACCTACACAAACATCTTGTGGGGCACTCATCTGCGACAGCATCATCTGCGGCTGACGAAGCATTTCAAATGCGGCTGCGAACGCTGCTTGGATCCCACGGAGTTTGGCAGCTATGTGAGTGCGCTGACCTGCTTGGGAGATGTCAACAAGTCCTGTGGGGGCAAGCAACTGCCCGTGGATCCAGTCGACGAGAACAGTCAGTGGAAATGCGACTCTTGCCCCATGTCCATGGATACGGCATACGTGACCGAGCTGCAAACCCATATGACGGAGCAGGTGGACAAGATGCTGGCCGACCGCCCTTCGGCCAGTGAGATCGAGCTAACGTTGGCCCGTCTGACGCAGATGCTGCACCCAAACCACTTTCACATGTTCAACCTAAAGCACACGCTCATCCAGCTGTATGGCAACGAGGTTGGTCTTGAACTGAGCTCGCTCAGTGACGGGACACTGGAGCGTAAGCTGCGCCTGTGCGACGACCTGTACAACGTGTGTCGTCGCCTGGATCCCTACAGCATTAAGCTGGCCATCTATCTGACTGTTATTCTCGTCGAGATTGCCCACACCCTGGAGGAACAGGCGCGCAGGAATCCCGCACAGGCTTCTACTCTGCTAGAAGATGCCCTGCTGCGACTCAAAGAGGCTCAGAAAGTGCTGGAAAAGGAACTCGATTCTGTGGCAGGTAAGAAGCTGAATGAGAAGCTGCAGGCGGAGATCTTTGAGTGGGAGAAACTAATGCTGACCCACAAATACCAACAGCAGAGAATTGACTAG
- the LOC117891245 gene encoding 40S ribosomal protein S18 — MQLCPVALYSTACQNTNQRQDVIRFLSDSRIRLTQTAKMSLVIPEKFQHILRIMNTNIDGKRKVGIAMTAIKGVGRRYSNIVLKKADVDLTKRAGECTEEEVDKVVTIITNPLQYKVPNWFLNRQKDIIDGKYWQLTSSNLDSKLRDDLERLKKIRSHRGLRHYWGLRVRGQHTKTTGRRGRTVGVSKKK, encoded by the exons ATGCAACTCTGTCCGGTAGCACTTTACAGCACTGCTTGTCAAAACACCAACCAACGTCAAGACGTCATCCGGTTTCTTTCCGATTCGAGAATTCGTCTCACACAAACGGCAAAAATG TCGCTCGTCATCCCAGAGAAGTTCCAGCACATCCTTCGTATCATGAATACGAACATTGATGGCAAGCGCAAAGTTGGTATTGCCATGACCGCCATCAAGGGTGTGGGTCGTCGTTACTCCAACATTGTGCTGAAGAAGGCCGATGTTGATCTCACCAAGCGTGCCGGTGAATGCACTGAGGAGGAG GTCGACAAGGTTGTCACCATCATCACCAACCCTCTGCAATACAAAGTGCCCAACTGGTTCCTCAACAGACAGAAGGACATCATCGATGGCAAGTACTGGCAGCTGACATCTTCCAACTTGGACTCCAAGCTGCGTGATGATTTGGAGCGCTTGAAGAAGATCCGCTCCCATCGCGGTCTGCGTCACTACTGGGGCCTCCGTGTCCGTGGCCAGCACACCAAGACAACCGGTCGTCGCGGTCGCACTGTGGGTGTGTCCAAGAAGAAGTAA
- the LOC117891246 gene encoding DNA replication inhibitor plutonium, translated as MPGLNALNCVGQNDLVSLRIICTMARNREYNVEDLDMYGNTALLKACYLGRLECACTLLEFGANIYAVNYFGQNALTLATYSGCYPLVRELLHRRSYKDFNLSSLIPASCVAAMQNHVDIEEYFMKIDPSGVHDQTVHGLGVHDLHEMVEKAKKIDLQIQSSQPTFMHHRFR; from the exons ATGCCTGGATTGAATG ctCTTAACTGCGTTGGACAAAACGACTTGGTGTCCTTGCGCATCATTTGCACTATGGCGCGCAACCGAGAGTACAATGTAGAGGATCTGGACATGTACGGGAACACGGCCTTGCTGAAGGCTTGCTATTTGGGGCGCCTCGAATGCGCTTGCACACTTTTGGAGTTTGGAGCAAATATTTACGCGGTCAATTACTTTGGACAAAACGCATTGACCTTGGCCACCTACTCCGGATGTTATCCTTTAGTCCGAGAGCTTTTGCATCGTCGTTCCTACAAGGATTTCAATCTGTCTTCGCTGATTCCGGCCTCTTGTGTTGCCGCAATGCAAAACCATGTCGATATTGAAGAATACTTTATGAAAATAGATCCAAGTGGTGTCCATGATCAGACGGTGCACG GTCTTGGCGTACACGACTTGCACGAAATGgtggaaaaagcaaagaagatTGATCTGCAAATACAGTCCTCTCAGCCTACCTTTATGCATCACCGCTTCCGCTAA
- the LOC117891450 gene encoding alpha N-terminal protein methyltransferase 1 — MTDPENCQDLEDKMNSSEDKECMEETSNCPQESEAKAVDVVNAVADSNVQEPKFYGKAQKYWSEVPATVNGMLGGLGYISAIDIQGSNTFLREIRVPGNKLALDCGAGIGRVTRNLLIPRFHCVDIVEQDPAFANKAREYCTTENQPVGSLGEIYNVGLQKFTPTKKYDLIWSQWVLGHLTELDLVDFFRRVRQGLAPDGFFVIKENVTKSKEIIDDDEDSSVTRPLEHYDILLKTAGFRIVRKVRQQNFPKDLYPVYMIACKPLSVA; from the coding sequence ATGACGGATCCAGAAAACTGCCAAGATTTAGAAGACAAGATGAATAGCAGCGAGGATAAGGAGTGCATGGAGGAAACCAGCAATTGTCCACAAGAGTCGGAGGCGAAGGCAGTGGATGTGGTGAATGCAGTCGCAGACAGCAACGTTCAAGAGCCAAAATTCTATGGCAAAGCGCAAAAATATTGGTCGGAAGTGCCGGCCACAGTCAACGGGATGCTGGGTGGCTTGGGATACATCAGCGCCATCGATATACAGGGATCAAACACGTTTCTGCGCGAAATACGGGTGCCTGGCAACAAGCTGGCGTTGGACTGCGGGGCCGGAATCGGAAGAGTGACTCGGAATCTGCTGATTCCCCGCTTTCATTGCGTGGATATTGTGGAGCAGGACCCAGCGTTTGCGAATAAAGCCCGGGAGTACTGTACAACTGAAAACCAGCCTGTCGGCAGTTTGGGGGAAATCTACAACGTTGGACTACAGAAATTCACTCCCACAAAGAAGTACGATCTTATCTGGAGTCAATGGGTTCTAGGACATCTCACTGAGCTGGACTTGGTCGACTTCTTTCGACGCGTGCGGCAGGGACTGGCTCCAGACGGGTTCTTTGTCATCAAGGAGAACGTAACCAAGTCAAAGGAGATAATCGATGACGACGAAGACTCTTCAGTTACTCGCCCGCTGGAGCACTACGATATATTGCTCAAGACGGCTGGATTTCGTATTGTGCGAAAAGTGCGACAACAGAACTTTCCAAAAGACCTTTACCCAGTTTATATGATTGCCTGTAAGCCGCTCTCTGTGgcttaa
- the LOC117890421 gene encoding proliferating cell nuclear antigen, whose protein sequence is MFEARLGQATILKKILDAIKDLLNEATFDCSDSGIQLQAMDNSHVSLVSLTLRSDGFDKFRCDRNLSMGMNLGSMAKILKCANNEDNVTMKAQDNADTVTIMFESANQEKVSDYEMKLMNLDQEHLGIPETDFSCVVRMPAMEFARICRDLSQFSESVVICCTKEGVKFSASGDVGTANIKLAQTGNVDKEEESVTIEMQEPVTLTFACRYLNAFTKATPLSTQVQLSMCADVPLVVEYAIKDLGHIRYYLAPKIEDNET, encoded by the exons ATGTTTGAGGCACGCCTGGGTCAAGCTACCATCCTGAAGAAGATTCTCGATGCCATCAAGGACCTGCTGAACGAGGCCACCTTCGACTGCAGTGATTCGGGAATTCAG CTGCAAGCCATGGACAACTCTCATGTGTCTCTGGTGTCGCTGACGCTGCGATCCGATGGATTTGACAAGTTCCGCTGTGACCGCAATCTCTCGATGGGCATGAATCTGGGAAGCATGGCCAAAATTCTAAAGTGTGCCAACAACGAGGACAACGTGACAATGAAGGCGCAGGATAATGCGGACACAGTTACCATCATGTTCGAGTCGGCTAATCAGGAGAAGGTCTCCGACTATGAGATGAAACTAATGAATCTCGATCAGGAGCATTTGGGTATACCGGAGACGGACTTCTCCTGTGTAGTCCGCATGCCAGCCATGGAGTTTGCTCGCATTTGCCGAGACTTGTCCCAGTTCAGTGAGTCGGTGGTCATTTGCTGCACCAAGGAAGGCGTGAAGTTCTCGGCCAGCGGTGATGTGGGTACTGCCAACATTAAGCTGGCCCAAACTGGCAACGTggacaaggaggaggagtcggtCACCATTGAAATGCAGGAGCCAGTTACGCTGACGTTCGCCTGTCGCTACCTGAACGCCTTCACAAAAGCCACTCCATTGTCCACCCAAGTGCAGCTGTCGATGTGTGCAGATGTGCCCCTGGTAGTAGAGTACGCAATCAAGGATCTGGGCCACATACGCTACTACCTGGCGCCCAAGATCGAAGATAACGAGACATAA
- the LOC117891014 gene encoding mitochondrial mRNA pseudouridine synthase Trub2, producing MALTKVYDAATVFRHLNGVLNVYKPAGMKVGHVRSAVLSNICKGLNEMKQREPRKLPENSPLLGTGTAADSVLHNIATNTDLSDDVLCTGSRYMPDDIRCATVASLGQHTSGVLLFGINKGLRQSSRIQKNRPVRVYHITGRMGTSTENHLPDSHITARSNHKHVSAERISGLAASMQASHQRKMYELCGVDLQTQAAYELACKGLIRPADNSLPVIYGIKLIHFERPHFTLEVHAINETQEYLTALVHDMALELRTVAHCSQLRCIRHAHFDVTDSLLRHGWHLPGIVKNLRQQREILRAHPQMLEQERIELHA from the exons ATGGCACTGACAAAAGTCTACGATGCCGCGACAGTTTTCAGGCACTTAAATGGCGTTTTAAATGTATACAAACCCGCCGGCATGAAAGTGGGACACGTGCGCAGTGCTGTTCTCAGCAACATTTGCAAGG GTCTCAACGAAATGAAGCAACGCGAGCCCCGCAAGCTGCCCGAGAACTCGCCGCTCCTGGGCACGGGCACCGCCGCTGACAGTGTGCTCCATAATATAGCCACAAACACGGATCTCTCGGACGATGTTCTGTGCACTGGATCTCGCTACATGCCCGACGATATACGCTGTGCCACAGTGGCCAGTTTGGGGCAACACACCAGCGGTGTTTTGC TCTTTGGCATCAACAAGGGACTGCGCCAATCGAGTCGCATACAGAAGAACCGGCCGGTGCGAGTGTACCACATTACTGGCCGCATGGGAACTTCCACGGAGAATCACCTGCCAGACAGCCACATAACCGCGCGATCCAACCATAAACATGTTTCGGCGGAAAGAATCAGTGGCCTGGCGGCCTCCATGCAGGCCTCGCATCAGCGGAAAATGTACGAGCTGTGCGGCGTCGACCTGCAAACCCAGGCTGCCTACGAGCTGGCGTGCAAGGGCCTCATTCGGCCGGCCGACAATAGTTTGCCCGTCATTTATGGCATCAAGTTGATTCATTTCGAACGCCCGCACTTCACTCTGGAGGTGCATGCCATCAATGAGACGCAGGAGTACTTGACTGCCCTGGTGCATGACATGGCGCTGGAGCTGCGCACGGTGGCCCATTGCAGTCAGCTACGATGCATTCGCCACGCCCACTTTGATGTCACTGACAGTTTACTGAGACATGGCTGGCATCTGCCGGGTATCGTGAAAAACCTGCGCCAGCAGCGGGAGATTTTGCGGGCGCATCCGCAGATGCTAGAGCAAGAGCGTATAGAGCTACATGCGTGA
- the LOC117890420 gene encoding hormone-sensitive lipase has protein sequence MIDAASAELASHKLNAQFDDNLKLAHEEEKINHVNGKDAPKPTPPPSDIPAELQASYRSLFVACQEHAAFFAKDHTEFGQRLHAAHIAWQDFIVLANRLVLQIESFAHEYDFDEHTPGNGYRSFVYVTNACISHGISICKQLLATRTTMFFRKKVYMKEVEACSQLLSSICTCLQYLLILRQWSANTGDLFACGTHTAEQLFELGDTINQYCFYGRCLGFQYGDSIRGILRFLGISMASYSESYYSRADDGTIVKTTRSLWTSGKYLMNPELRARRIVNISQNAKIDFCKSFWFLAESELMLKLPSIVGSSIKVNRLIELPAEPFQLPRRKNFKPSEKLGSDVNQNQGDDEDAIQFVDIAVPSAHLGPGLPISVRLLSAKRRSGMLGEGRYRGWHKPTPPSRSILFHCHGGGFVAQSSKSHELYLRDWAVALDCPILSVDYSLAPEAPFPRALQEVFYAYCWLLKNAEHLGTTAERIVCAGDSAGANLSIGVALKCIEQGVRVPDGLFLAYCPTLVSFVPSPARLLCLMDPLLPFGFMMRCLRAYAAPAKETLQQNAKHVEEVAQIRNAPKSSLGSATSSRRTSLARSTLTSLGANADPDDESSDTFASASASYHSQTVERTDMPNSEGDNSSCVSFEDDSQPIVHYPVEISADTPKDLETAAYIDQFLDKYLIDTATIEVTEETTLPAPQVQSNGLGKDMTDGNILVETGRDLIAMDTLQGRWQEAVNNITNTLSRCTKSYEIHGSSAISPQDVRNMDALIARSPSEEFAFDVPKDPFLSPYWASDDWLSQLPETKILTLNMDPCLDDCVMFAKKLKRLGRQVNLEILEGLPHGFLNFTMLSNEAMEGSKHCIKSLQALLQIT, from the exons ATGATTGACGCGGCGTCTGCCGAGCTGGCCAgccacaaattgaatgcaCAATTTGATGACAATCTTAAACTGGCGCACGAAGAGGAGAAAATAAACCATGTCAATGGGAAAGATGCGCCAAAACCGACACCACCGCCATCGGACATACCCGCCGAGCTGCAGGCATCGTATCGAAGTCTGTTTGTCGCTTGCCAAGAACACGCCGCATTCTTTGCCAAAGATCACACTGAATTTGGCCAACGCTTGCATGCCGCCCACATTGCCTGGCAGGACTTTATAGTGCTTGCCAACCGACTGGTCCTGCAAATCGAGTCCTTTGCCCATGAGTACGACTTCGATGAGCACACCCCAGGGAATGGATATCGCAGCTTTGTTTACGTGACCAATGCCTGCATTTCGCATGGCATCAGCATAtgcaagcagctgctggccacacGCACCACAATGTTTTTCCGGAAAAAGGTGTACATGAAGGAGGTGGAGGCCTGCTCGCAGTTGCTCTCCTCGATATGCACTTGCCTGCAGTATCTGCTCATACTGCGTCAATGGTCGGCCAATACTGGCGATCTGTTTGCTTGCGGCACGCACACGGCGGAGCAGCTCTTTGAGTTGGGGGACACCATCAATCAGTATTGTTTCTATGGACGTTGCCTGGGATTCCAGTACGGCGACTCCATACGTGGCATTCTACGCTTCCTGGGCATCAGCATGGCCAGCTACTCCGAGTCCTATTACTCACGGGCGGATGATGGAACAATTGTAAAGACAACGCGCAGCCTCTGGACCAGTGGCAAGTACCTAATGAACCCAGAGCTGCGAGCCAGGCGCATTGTGAACATCTCGCAGAATGCTAAAATAGACTTTTGCAAGTCCTTCTGGTTTCTGGCCGAGTCGGAGCTGATGCTCAAATTGCCCAGCATCGTGGGCAGCTCCATTAAGGTGAATCGGCTAATCGAGCTGCCGGCGGAGCCGTTTCAGCTGCCGCGACGAAAGAACTTCAAACCGAGTGAGAAACTCGGCAGCGATGTAAACCAGAATCAAGGCGACGATGAGGACGCCATACAATTTGTGGACATAGCCGTGCCCAGTGCTCATCTGGGACCCGGTCTGCCCATTTCTGTGCGGCTACTCAGCGCCAAGCGACGCTCCGGAATGCTAGGCGAAGGAAGGTATCGCGGCTGGCATAAGCCAACTCCCCCCAGTCGTTCCATTTTGTTTCACTGCCACGGTGGTGGCTTCGTGGCTCAATCATCGAAATCTCACGAGCTCTATCTTCGCGAttgggctgtggctctggACTGTCCCATACTCTCGGTGGACTATAGTCTAGCACCGGAGGCTCCCTTTCCGCGTGCCCTGCAAGAGGTCTTCTATGCGTACTGTTGGCTATTGAAGAACGCCGAGCATCTGGGCACGACGGCTGAGCGAATTGTGTGTGCTGGCGACTCTGCCGGTGCGAATCTGTCCATCGGAGTGGCTCTGAAATGCATTGAGCAGGGTGTGCGTGTCCCGGATGGACTGTTTCTGGCTTACTGCCCCACCCTTGTCAGTTTTGTGCCGAGTCCGGCCCGTTTGCTGTGCCTCATGGATCCCTTGCTGCCGTTTGGCTTCATGATGCGGTGCCTGCGTGCCTATGCCGCACCCGCCAAAGAAACTTTGCAGCAGAATGCCAAGCATGTGGAGGAGGTGGCCCAAATACGCAATGCTCCAAAGTCATCGCTGGGAAGTGCAACCTCCAGCCGACGCACCTCTTTAGCCAGAAGTACACTCACATCTCTGGGAGCAAATGCCGACCCAGATGACGAGAGCAGCGATACGTTTGCCAGTGCCTCGGCGTCGTACCACAGCCAGACCGTGGAGCGAACCGATATGCCCAACAGCGAGGGCGACAACAGCTCGTGTGTGTCCTTCGAGGACGATTCGCAGCCCATTGTCCACTACCCTGTTGAGATCTCAGCGGACACGCCCAAGGATCTGGAAACCGCTGCTTATATTGATCAGTTCTTGGATAAATATCTCATTGACACGGCCACCATTGAAGTGACCGAGGAGACAACACTCCCAGCACCACAAGTGCAGTCCAATGGCCTGGGCAAGGATATGACTGATGGCAACATTCTGGTGGAGACGGGACGAGACCTCATTGCCATGGATACACTGCAGGGCCGGTGGCAAGAGGCTGTCAACAATATAACCAACACACTGTCGCGCTGCACAAAATCTTACGAAATACATGGCAGCAGTGCCATTAGCCCCCAGGATGTGCGCAACATGGACGCATTGATAGCCCGCAGCCCCAGCGAGGAGTTTGCCTTCGATGTGCCCAAGGATCCATTCTTATCGCCCTACTGGGCTAGCGACGACTGGCTATCCCAACTGCCAGAGACAAAGATTCTC ACACTGAACATGGATCCCTGCCTCGATGACTGCGTCATGTTTGCCAAGAAGCTAAAGCGACTGGGACGCCAAGTGAACTTGGAAATTCTCGAGGGTTTGCCACATGGATTTCTTAATTTTACTATG CTATCGAATGAGGCTATGGAGGGATCCAAGCACTGCATTAAATCATTGCAGGCACTACTCCAGATCACATAA